Sequence from the Clupea harengus chromosome 20, Ch_v2.0.2, whole genome shotgun sequence genome:
TCAGTAGTTGTCTACCAACTCGTCTTTGCCGAAAGAATACCGATAACCTTTGTCTTGGTTATAGGCACAATTCATATGCCATCAGGCAAGCGCCATTGTGGATCGAAAATTACCACCTATCTGCAGGTGCACATTAAATGGAACGAAGAACGTGCATCTTCATTTATGTGTAGCACACGTGACGCTTTTATGTGGTAGTAGCAAAGATTGTTCAATGCAAGGAAGGTAAAGTTGATGTTTGTGCTGAAAAATAATACTTCTGGGGCTCAAATGAAAGTGAGTAATTCATTAGGCCATACTGGCTAAGACAATGACATAAAAATGCTAGATACAATGTGTTAAAATGCATATAAAGTACAGGGAATAGTATCTTTTATTAGTTCTCTCTGAATTACATCAACATTGTAGGTGTAGGTTTTTTTTGGACAGCAGAACTTACCTAACAACTGAGCCCCATCCATGAAGGTCAAATAAATAGAATGGTTTAACGTCATGCTCTTTTAATATCAACCACATACTGATTACCCTCCATTGGACCGAATGTATATATTACATTATTGTATGTTATACATCAATACAGTATATTTAGAAATGGACAATCAGTTGTCAATTATTCACAAATCCCATTGATTTCTCCTCCCACAGGCTGCCTGGGAACAGCTGGTGCACTGATCTATGGTCTACGCGCGTTCAAAATGGGCAAGACCCGGCAATCCCAACTCTCTATGAGGATGCGTATCTTTGCCCAAGGATTCACCGTTGTCGCTATTATTGTAGGAGTTGCAAGCACAGCATTGAAGCCAAAGCAGTGAGTGGAAGCCTCACTCGTGTTGTGGTATTTCCCTGCACCGGAGTGGTTGGATGAACTGCAATTGGAAACAAAatcatgtattattattatacttttAATTACCTTAAAGGCCATTCACAACAATTGTGTCATCCTTGGCACACGGCACAGTTGACATATACTATGTATTTAAAAAGAATGTTCAGTGGTGTTTCATACCACAgcaatataattaaaacaatgGCAAGGTGCTTGCCATACTGTTATAACTGTCTGTTTTCGTTTGAATGTGAttgtcactctgtgtgtattGACATGTATTGACTGTCTTGTGTGTACATCAGAATGTTTGGTACTGTGTTCAAGAGGGCAGAGGTCCATGTCCTCTCTTTTAAACGATTGTCTGAACACTTAACCATTGATGGAGGCACTTCACAGATGTAAGCTAAGGACTAAGAATAATTTGTTCATATATGTATTTCATTGCTTGTAACATTTCCATGCTTGTAAGTACTAGTTTCAGTCAGCACACCATGACTAATTCACAGCATTCACCAAGGGACTGTGTATTTTATAAGAAATGACACAAACAATTAGCTTGACCAATGTTTTATTGAAGAACTTCAGTTTAGAAGAAATATCAAGTGCTGTAACATTCTTTCAACCGCATCTGAATGCTAACCTTACGTGGGAAAAATTTGCAGGCACTATGCACATGTGTGGCTCCATCCTTGTATAAAAGAACTGGTAAGAACAGAAGCCAGTATAGCATAATTATGGGATGACAAAGGCCTCATTTAGACATTCCCTGTGGTGCCGTCATGCATGTAAGTTTAGCAAGTCTTTGGCAGTCAATGAGCAGAACAACTTGTGCAAACCATCTTCTGTTAGAATATCTGACTCTCAAGTTAAGTTCCAGAAGGCCTCAGTATAGTGTCCTGGTATTGAACAGTATTACTGCTTAAGTGGAGTGATGTACACTGTAATAGAAGTGACACCCTGGCTGCCTTCATAACCTTCTAACATACAGGTGGTAAAGTTACAGTGAAACAACATGACCTATACAATTCAATAGATGCCTCATATTGACCTGATAATAAAGATGTAAAAGTAACAGATGTTTAAGGATTATGTTCTGGGGATGCTTCATGTTGAATCAGCTTCTACCTATTTGAAATGGAGATACAGATTATGAATACCAATAATGCTAGTGGGAACACAACAGCAAATCTTCCATAAGAAGAGTATGACACCTATAATGCCTGCAAGACTCCTTCATTGGATTTGCATAAAccataaacatttatttatataatgtaAGTATGCCTCAGAATCAAGTTAGAACTTCAAGGCATTTAGCGGCTTACAGGCCTTCCTACATTTTGGCTCCAAATTAGGTTACATGATTTTAAAAGGCAATCCTTCGGGGAGGAGGCATCTTTTTCATAAGGCAGAGgagtggatatatatatataaaagaaaaaaaaaacaaatatacaatgggctttttacaaataaaaattATAATTAGCATTCCCGCCAAGTTTTAAAATAAAGTGCAACGAAGCAGAGGCAAAAGACACATCTAAACAAAAATGGCCTCTAGGCTTTGCGCACCAGGGGTGTCTGTTTCAGGGAGATGAGGACGGAGCGCATGCGGGACACGTCCTTGGATTGCTTGTTGGTTTTGGGGTTGAAGTCACAGAGTCGGGCCACCTTCTCCCACTCGGTGCCGGGGCTGTCTTCGCCAACCTCATTTAGGAAGGCCTCTTCAGATGCTCTAGAagaagaaaggcagaggagttcTTTCAGACGAGTGGTAAGGTGCTCAGTTGACAGCCATAGATAAGCCATGCCCATGACCGCTGAGACTgattacatttaatttcattaatttacAGAGATGGAGTGGATACGTATAGCACTGTAACCAGGACAATCAATGATAATTTTGCAATATAATTCCCCACATGCATCATTGGAACATTTTTAAACGTCTGAATCATACAGACATGTCGAGCAACACCAGGCCCACAAAAAAATGGACTcaaataaacatgaacaccctcCAAAAGCATTGCTTTAGCACTtgactggtgagtgtgtttgtatgtgcaagaCTTAAGACAACAGCACATTAACATGCATATTCAGGGGCTAAGATTTCCTAGACATACACAAAGCCTATCACATCACAGTTGGGTTGGTTGTAGAAAGCCTTATCAGTGATCCTGGTATGCAGGTAGTGAAGCCGTGAAagcagaaaaggaaaaggagaaggacagaggggacagttattattatttcacACCAGCGAGGCACAATCCATTAAGGCATTTGGGCACATAAATGCAACCCACGATGGCACAGAGAAGACTGAGTTTAGCAGTGTGTTTAGAAGACCCCATTCACTGTGTTTTCCTTCACTGAACTCAATGGGTTTATTCagagagagcgcacacacactgattcattaTGTCCCTTGTATTTTGGCTAAATGTATCATTTCATAAATAGAATTCGGTGTGGAAAGTTCACTTCAGAAGACTGTTAAGGCTGGTGGGATAAAGTGCATATACAATATAGGCACTGTTTGTGAACAGTCAACAACTGGGTGAAATACTTTGCACTGTAGTAAACGTCTTATAACGTATTAAGTGCAATCTGTCATATGAATTAGTGTTAAAAGTGGTAGAACAGGTTTACAGCCATATTATAGTTGCTTCTCATGCTCTTCTAacagtttgttatttattattatgtttatATTGATGGTTAATTCAGTCTTCTCTGGAAGCATGAAAAATAGCAAAATCTCAATCCACAATGCAAACTGATACCGTTCTTGACTTGGGTAAAGTCTGTAGAAAAGTGTGAAAGAAGGCTGATATTAGCAGTTCAAAGGAAGATCCTTTAACAACAAAGTTTACCAACTGTTTATAAAATGTCAAAGTTGACACATCAGAAGTACACATAAGACTAGTTTATACAGCTTTAAATGTGTAGTCCTTGGTGCTGGCGAtagattgttgatatttcatGTCAACAGCCAAACTTAGTTTAGCTGTACACAGGATAGGATCTCACAGCGGCCAGACCTGACAtttgcaagtactcatacccaaccacCTAGCCTGAGTAttataacaacagggtgcactacaaccatcatacaaacaaatacatcctTCCTGTCCCTTCAGTGCTCCTCAAACATTGTTATAGCACGAGTGCCCCTTTTCGCTGCTTAGCTACAGTAGTGTATAGCTTGGTTTCGAGCCACTCTCCTTTTGAGAGTACACACTGACACCTAGAGGAACATGCAGAGAATTTTGACGAGTAATGTATTATAATGAAGGACCACCTTTAACAATCGAATTTTTCTGGAACCAAAAACAAAACTTACTGTGCATTTTGCAACCATCCAATCAACTTTAAAAACAGGTCTTACAAAAAGAAAGGTTTTTCTGTACCTGTTGTTAGTTTTGTTCTTCTCCAGCTGTTCACTTTGATGGTGATGCCAGTCTTCAAGCTCTTTCCTGGCCTTCTCTTTCCATTCAGCCTCTGCAGCTTTGGATGCTGCATCTAAAAGCAAGCAAATAAATGGACAAACTCAGACATGAAGGCCATGATAAAATCAGGGCAAGGTAGCACAACTATGCAGATGACAGATAAAAACGATCACGTGAAGAGATCATGAGGTCATCAATGAGATAATGAAGCAGGTCATGTGGAATAGCAATGACAAAGAAACACCAAAAATCTCATTACGAATGTCAGTTGAGCTGTTTTTTTAAGTGAACCCAATTCATTAGTCCTTGGTAAAGGCTGAAACAGCCACAAAGTGGCGGGAAAAGGGGGCAAGCAGCTAACCTAATTCTTCCAGTCGAGTTTTCTGTTCCTCCCTCCACATGCGCAAACTTTCAGGTTCTTGTCGGAACTGGTCAACTTGGGCGATGGCAGCATAACTGTCTGATATCCCATTTGAGTCCTTGACAAATGATTACAGGACAAGTACACCATACAGTATCAGAGGGCGTAATGTCTTTAACCAAAATGTTCACAagcacagacaggagagaagaaagaagtcCTGTGTATGACAACTGAAGACATTCAGGTTACTCCAGGCATTGAGTTAAGAATTTTAAGTAAGATATTGATAATTTTTCAAACTGAAGGAAACCTTCAGGGAAAACTCCATCAAATGCCATATTCTCACCTCAAACATGTCTCCGTTTACTGCAGTTGGTTCATCATTAAAGGCATCTATGAACGGAATAAAACAAGTCAAAGTCAACACTCTGTGTTGCACTGGTCAAGGCAGAAATATGTCTGGCTTAGTTCACTTCCCCCTCTCATAGTAAAACGTAAAGCATCACAGGAATGTGGCAACACCAGATTTTCAAGGATGAGGTGAAGTTGCATCAACATCAACAAGTTGCATcaacatatatactatatacctATAACTAAGGGAACAAATGCCGCACAATCAAAGCACCATGCCTATGGACATGACATTAGTTGCCTGGTGATGGGATGAGGCAGTCTAAAAAGGAGCAGTACCAACTTCCTTTACTGTCCATGGTGCCAACTAACTAGAACCGGTTGCACCTGCCTTTTGTGCGATGTGGTTGATAGCCAAGTTAGCTTACTGACGTCATCGTCTGAGTAATACTATGCTAGGTAAATATTTGTTAAGTCATTAAGCCCAAACTGAAATTACTGTTTTGGGATATATTAAGACAGAATCACGTATATCGTACAAAATCAAGTTAGCAAGGCATGATGCTTccctagctagctaatgttggCTAATGTCAGAGAGCCAAGTTACATATCATGGCAACAGCTAACATTAGCACAAAGTAAAAAGAACTGAAACAGTTTCAATCAACAACAGTAAAGGCTCCATTTTTTTGTTATAATCTGTGTTATAAAGACGACACATGAATACAGATACTTATTTACAAAGCCTACCAATCAGGGTAGCTAGCAAATGAGCTGACGTTAATGCTAGCCACAACCTAACGTTACCCACCATACTGTACTTCGGGGACAgaatcttcttcttcttgctgaGGTTGTTCAGCTTCCTCCAAATCTCCGAATCCTTCACCGTCATTCTCTATCACAGCAATTTCGCTTTCCTGTTGAGCCAGAAACGCAGCAGCAGGATCTTCTTCAACGGGATGAACACCATTATCAGGAGATGAAAACCCAAAGTCGTCAGCCATTTTTCGAGGATCAAGCTAGCTACTGAACGTGTACGTGGAATAACAGCCCTGCTGTTACAACTTTCAGTTCCGCAATTGAATAAGGTGTTGGTGCCGAATTACTTGTTGTAGCAGCAACTGCTGCGGTGATCCACACTAGAAAATGAAATATACACTAATCatccacataaacaaacaacgtTTATAACTTACGCTAGCTAAAGTATTTTAGTCACACAGCAGTTAGCACTGTATGCTGAAAGGTTATTAAATCAGCAAAATAATGAACCCAAGGTAATTTCTATGACTATGTCTCCACCTACTGGTGAATAAGAAGTTGATGCAACTTACTAAAAGTGAGAACTGAAGCAGATTGtctaaaatacaaacaaaaatgagGACAGTActatctgagtgtgtctgtttcaaATACTGTTGTCAGCATATCTTGTGGAAGCAAAGCAATAGATGTGGACTATGTTGAGCAATTGCATGATGATGTCAAGATTTTATTCGTTTTTTTCTAAAACATTGCTGTACATTTGATATCAGCACACTCAAAACTGTAATTAATAACTTTTTATCTCAACTTCATCTCAAATTCCAATTTGTTTTCTTGTGGTGGGAATACTTAAGAGAAATTAGATATAGAACAATGCTGATTTACAGAATTTCCTTGGCAAGATTATTAGAATGTAGGCTacatatttatttctgtgtgtctgtgtgtctctgtgtgtgagagagaaagcgagtgtgtgtttgagtgtgtgtgtgtgtgtgtgaaagagagaaagagagagagagagaggcagagagtctGGGTCTGGAACTTAAAACTTCTGCCAAACACTAATGGTTAAGAAGGTTAATTCCTATGTTTAGACAAAGATCAACCCAAATCTGCTGATTTAGCTCATATGGCCAAAAAAAACCTGGATGAGCAATAATGATCACCTTTGTGTAATATTCTTCATTAAAAAACCTCAGCCAGTATATGCTCATTTAAAGCATGTTGTGTTCACGTACCCTGAATGTTAGGGGAATTTTACTTTTTGTTTAATACAGCATGTTTAATACACATATGGTAAGCTATAGTTGCAGGCAAAAAAACTGACCAACAGCTAGGTGTTATAGGCAGCATTTAAATATGCCAGCAAATCACATGTTAGTGATTTTATCCACTTCATTCAAAAGTTTAATATCTCTGGCTATTTCTGTTGGCATTGGCTTGGGTGGGAAAACATGTACTCTTTGCTGTTATGTTTTTTGAGCTGCTTTTGTGAAATTCCACCTTAGTTAGACAAGTACTTTTAATGATAGGTATACTTCTTTCACTGGTGATGGAGGCAAGAGTTGCCTAAAGAGGAATGACTTGACTTATAAATAATGGATCTTCCTACATAACTGATATCTGATTATATCCCCATAATTACTGAGGCCTATATTAGTTTGTTTCTCCTTTGAATCGTGTGCAAGTGCTTGTTTGATGTTATTCTTGTTGTTACTGTTCTTTACGAAGCTGTAAACATCTTTCACCTCTCTGGCAGGATGTCGTGCAGGAGGAGAAACGGTTCTGGGACTGCCATCGTGATTTCCCAAACCTAAACCAGGAGTGTGCTAGCggaagtgaactctgtgtataCTATGAAGACAGATTTCAGGTTTTGAAACCGGTTAGTCACTTTATTCGTGATGCAGATTAATGGTTGCATACGATACAGTCTCCCTCAAACTCCACAGCATTCCAAATCGTCATGAGCAACAGTATAAAGGATAGTCTGCTCTGGATTCCGGTTACACGTGACTCTGACGTCTAAACCGAGCCCTACTAAATGGAAATCCGAGCAAGATCCACCGTTGCTGTTAACAGAGGGGTGACTGGTACACTGACGTCGGTCCCAAGGAAGTCTGAAGTTACACTTGGTTTGTTAATTGATTCGTTGTAACTGGGATAAAGATATCAGGAATGAGTGAGATACAGGTAAaaactgagtttttttttaacacttctATTGCACATTCGTCGATCGAAACAATAACCTGGTTGGGTAGTTTAAAATGTGTAATTTGTCAATGAAAACGTCATTGTATATTGCCCAAGTAATCCACGATAAACTTTGTAGTTTATACCGTTAGTTTGTTAGCTCAATATTTCATTCGTATGACGTTTACTGTCATTTTCTGGTTAACATCGATCGGAGAGCGTGTGTAGCCTACTACCTTTCTATAATTTTCATTTGGTCTTCGTGAAAAAGTCACTCGAACTTCAGGGAGCCTTGAGACAACCGCCTGGAAGTAGTCTATCCTGCGGTCCGGCATCAGGAGCGAGGGTATGTCGTTCCGGTGTCCAGCTCAAATGCAGATTCTGGTTGTTCATATCCCAGGACTGTGGCAGACAGAATAAATGCTGGGATCGGTCAGAGTTGTCAGATTTATTTAAAATCTTCATTTTCTGTCAAAAGATCTGTCTACCCCATTGTGTTTAGACGAACCTTGTGGGCTATGTTATTAGTTGGTCCACCCATCACGCAGATGTCTCAGGTAAAAACGTTTTCTCTCCGGCAGACTATGCACATCAGCATAGTAGTCTGTAGGCTATACCATAAAAGTTGGAGTTTTAAATGGACAACTAAATTGAAAGCATCAACAGCCTTTCGATCAGGTCGTGTATCTATTTAAAGTGGTGAACACATTAATAGTAATTTTTACGCATTGCAAGTACTGTATTGGCCACTGCATTTTTAATTACGTGTATGTAAACACTTAATAATGTAATGGTACCTTGTGTGAAGTGCAACTACGATACTTCTGGATGTATGTGGCCTAACTAGGGTTCACTAAATCACATAGCCTGTGCCCTCAATTGGCTGAAGCTTACATTGAACACAGGATGATGATTATTGACTCTCATCCATCTGAACCTTGCCATTCTCCCATTTCCAGAGTAGTAGACGGTGCTAATATCAGGTAACAGTGTCCCTTGGATGAACATGGTGGCACTGTGTAAGTGGAGGTATTATGTAGAGTTCAGCTTGTTCACTTGTGGGGAGATATGCAGAGTGTGTTTGCTGGCACACTCTCCCGTGGGCTTTTCTTTACATTAAAAGAGTTTTTGAAAGTCACCCTAATTCCCTTTAAGTAGAgtggtcagaaaaaaaaacatggagatGGCACATGGACATTGGCTGTTACAAATGGAGAGTCtgttttatgtgtctgttttatgACGACGAAAATCTCTAGCTAGTACGTGTCACAGTTACAACAGACATAGTTTCCCTGCCTAAATGAAATGCAAATTGGTCAGTGTCCAGgaaatgttttctctcttttcatgccCTCATATGCCTCCTGTGTGTCCCTTGTTGTGAGTATTTGTTGGTTTTCAAGCAGTAGCTGGAGGTAGAGAGGCTTTGGAGCagttgctgttctctctctcgctctctctctctccctctctccctctccctctctcggtctccctctctctccctagttCTTTTGCTCCCCCTCTCTGACTCATGTGGGTGTTGGGCTGAAATAGtttggtgtagttttacattccTTATATAGCCTGTGGAGTGCAGAGAGACGTTGAGCGCACCCGTGTCACAGggaggggtaggggtaggggttgggtgtgggttgtggagggagtgtgtgtgtgtgtgtgtgtgtgtgtgtgtgtgtgtgtgtgtgtgtgtgtgtgtgtgtgtgtgtgtgtgaagaggagggggggtggggtgactaGAGTTTTGGCAGGAGTGAGAAAGTCAGAATCCTTCACCACACCAGCTTTCCACTTGGGTGTATACGAAGGTTTGGGTTACAAGCTTGGCCTTCGGGACAAGGTAGGCTACGTTTACCTCTGCTCTCCCTGGCACCACAGGTGTTGCTCTTACCTTACTCGGGATATTCAGTGGGTGCTGCGTTTTAGCTTTGGCTCCGAGTCTGTGCCTGTAAATTGGACAGTCTGCCATATGTAATGCTCTGGGGTCTCAGGTTGTCCTTGGCTCTTTATAAATGGCACTTGCTCCCCTTGCTGGTTTGCCACCATGTAGGAATAGCAATACATGAGCAGAAAGGTGAAAAGGGACACGCGTCTGCTCTTATGATCAGGACATGTTGAATGTGGagatttgtttatttcatattatttaATCATTCATCAGATTGATTAAagatctgataaaaaaaaaaaaagataataataaAATTGTGCTACTCTTACTGTTAATGTGTGCTTTCCTTTGACAGTGGTTTTACGTTGTATTTTACAGTATGGGCAGTCAAGACTTGCCAACTGCATAACACCAACATTTAATTTTAACAGTTGTCCAATTCTTTTCTTACACTTTCCCATAATGATTTGGTTAGAAGAAAGAGCTTGTCAGATTGGCagtaattatgttttcatagTAAAACACTTAGGCTCTAACTGAAAACCGGTATTTTCAATGTTGAATATTTCAGTGGCATGTTACTGCTGCTTCAGTTCACACTTACATCGAATACTATGGGAAAAAACAAAAGCGTAGAAGAGACATGCATTGTTCGGATGTCACTCATACTATTTAAAGCTCCTGCCTTAATTCATTAGAGCACGTGGCCTTTAGTTAAAGATAAGTATCACTCTATTTACTGTCATGTCAACCTTGACATAAATGCTGACCCATATTTCTAACTTAGAAA
This genomic interval carries:
- the cltb gene encoding clathrin light chain B isoform X1, translating into MADDFGFSSPDNGVHPVEEDPAAAFLAQQESEIAVIENDGEGFGDLEEAEQPQQEEEDSVPEVQYDAFNDEPTAVNGDMFEDSNGISDSYAAIAQVDQFRQEPESLRMWREEQKTRLEELDAASKAAEAEWKEKARKELEDWHHHQSEQLEKNKTNNRLYPSQERASEEAFLNEVGEDSPGTEWEKVARLCDFNPKTNKQSKDVSRMRSVLISLKQTPLVEADST
- the cltb gene encoding clathrin light chain B isoform X2; this encodes MADDFGFSSPDNGVHPVEEDPAAAFLAQQESEIAVIENDGEGFGDLEEAEQPQQEEEDSVPEVQYDAFNDEPTAVNGDMFEDSNGISDSYAAIAQVDQFRQEPESLRMWREEQKTRLEELDAASKAAEAEWKEKARKELEDWHHHQSEQLEKNKTNNRASEEAFLNEVGEDSPGTEWEKVARLCDFNPKTNKQSKDVSRMRSVLISLKQTPLVEADST